From Osmerus mordax isolate fOsmMor3 chromosome 7, fOsmMor3.pri, whole genome shotgun sequence:
ACACCGGCTTCTGCGTTCGTGACAGGCAGGTACTGCCCGCCCGTAGTAGTAGTATTGTATAGCCTTGTTTTTtgtagatttctgtgaaacttgttaaataaacattagctagctacactCTCTAAATTTTAAGCTAAATATCTAtaacttgtttggccaatttgattTTGGAAGAAAGTGAAACCTTTTTAGTTATGGGGAGGAGTGGCGCTAGCTAGTTATTTTGGGGTGGGATTACGGTTTTTCCACTAATCACTAAAATGGTCAATAACTtttcaacaaaataaaatatttctATTCTGTCTGCTGTCATACATTGCCCAGTGCCCACAtaattatgtatattttatatgcaaTAAGTTTTCCTCTCGTAATAAAAGTGGTTGAAAATGAAGGTGGTCAGACGGAGAAGATTATTGTTTGTCATTGCGTGCCTTTTTAAATGTCTGGCTATAACGCACTACAACTGTAAGCTAGTCCATGGAGCACTGGGAGCAAGGCCATGGGCTGCATGAAATgttcttgataaaggatgatttgccttaagtaatcatcaTATTTATAGAATTATAAAGCCCTTATTCTCTTCaatatggtataaacagttcaggtgtatgatcaaaatatgaaaatgtatgtaaatatgAATACACATATAGGCATACCACGATGCACAACGGACGAGGGACAACCTTAGAAAATGGCGCCGAAACAAGACAATGTTGCCATTTACCCAGAATTCAACACAGTGTGACGTCAACTTCACATTCACTATAGTGTTTCTAAGGTTTGAGTGTCTATAGTGTCATAGTTAACTGTTGCTGTTGTCGCTTGAGCCTAGACCACGTGACCATGTCGCAGAGAAGGAAAGTGTCGCACGGACTGCAGTCCAGCTTCCAGACCAAGACAGCTCAGGTTCGATATTCATCTGACATATTCTGCTGTTTTGTCATCTGCTTCTGTCACGgtgttctgatgtgtgtgtgtgtgtgtgtgtgtcagcgatcAGAGACGTTGTtgggtgatgatgaggatgaagagggaACCCAGCCCAGCTCTTCTCAGGTGCAGAGAGGTCTGGACAGACTCACACCTGCTCAGGTGGACCTTAAGGTGAAGCTCATACACTGGTAGACTGTGTTCTAGATGTCAGCAGGTTGACTGTGTGTTCTAGATGTCAGCAGGTAGACTGTGTTCTAGATGTCAGCAGGTTGACTGTGTGTTCTAGATGTCAGCAGGTTGACTGTGTGTTCTAGATGTCAGCAGGTTGACTGTGTGTTCTAGatgtgtggagtcaggtggctgagcggttagggaatcgggctagtaatctgaaggttgccagttcgattcccggccgtgcaaaatggggggtggaacggtacatgtattcgtaccgaaccgtacggtacgCGCGTcgcggttcggtgcatgaaattacacagagaatacacggtataaaaataaataaaacttgcatgcacattaattaatgtaatgcggaactgctgttagatactcgtgttctttagggacatctaatctgaagctctgattggcgccgccgtgactcagagataggctagctagcagcactaaggacgagtatggcgagtggtggcgacccacgagagatagaggacccgccagcctttttaagattgcaagtttgggaaaacttcggtttcccattcagttacagtagtacaggcgagagagtggtggataagacaagcactgtgtgtcggcgttgttcagcagttgtgggcagtgatgtgcagtctgggtaggcaaggtaggcactgcctaccgTGTCAAAATTCAACCgttttctttattttattaaatcattttatttcataaatttgtatttttactgtttattgtagtgatttatatatgcaatatgtgtgttattccaattgtttagacattacgatgacaaatgtagcagttacgcataatcaaatacaaaaaaattgtagaataagcagtgcttttactgtccgttcactgcggacgacaagcgaaaaactcacttgcgcacttcgatcctgtattcttcaacatgtacgttgaaaagcacaactctgctgtgcctttgcacgtaaatatgttatgccagtaatcacctacgttacgtatcaaacatggaccaattaaaatcgaaatattactggacatttgcgcAGCTATCGTCATTACACCAGTAGGGGTGGGCGATATGGCCAAAATCTTCTATCACGGTATGAGTCATTTTATATCAGGgttacggtatatatcacggtatagtaattgttttgtaaattcaattaagaaatggtaCAAAATAAGCATACCATACTTCATCATCACACTCGATTAtttattacaaacaaaaacaactgccTCACATGAGACAAAACAAAAGTTACGAGTACAAGCGTTCCGATTGGCTGATGCGCAGTCATGCCATCCGCGTGGTGACCTACTCACAGCTCAATACGGGTCCGTAATGCCCTCCGACGAAAATTTCAAAATGAGCGAAAGCGATCAgtctgagttttactatccatatcTAACTTCGGTTTCGGCGTATCAACCTTGTTAAAGCTTGGTCGATATGTTAAAGCCTCAGTtggatatttcccggcatgaacTCACTCTCAGTTAGTAACGTTAAGTCACTAGTCACTTCACTAGTCATCCTAGATCAAGAATGCTAGCAACGCCACcagtgtaattttacaacaataattttacagcacgagacataaaacttgaacaacaaatcgaattggttacctgcagaattggtcatcaaatatataattaattagCATCGGCATGAATGTGGTCCGCTTAGACAAAATACACTCCGTTCCGTCAGACCAACGCAAATGTGCTTCAAGGTCAAACGAAAATAGTAAATCAAATAAAAGTTCTAAATATCGCAAGAGCGCGATTTATATGATGGCTTATATACAATTTAACAACCAGACATTTAATTGACAcgtgtaatacaaaaatatagtaTAAAGGTATACCGCGGTTGAAACGGTATAGCCAAATCTCTCCCGGTAGACACATTTCTACCGTTGCACGGTATATACcgtcataccgcccagccctataCACCAGCCACATTGTAAGCGTAATCCCCGcaaaattcaagtcaaaatTACAGTATTGAGGAATTTCTCCAAGCTCGATTTTATTCAAAAAATTTGgtaatctggctttcataactcagtgcctagcctcttactgacatcaccgcacgtcactgattgtggggtatgtgagtagaaatacatctaacatgctaacgcatataacgcatctggcgtgtgccAAATGGCTATAAATATcccacgccatcacccaggtgtgccaatcactggaacgagccaaaaaaaactgtccaacttctcctccatacagtgcttaaccagcccttagatacacatacaaataagcCCAAAAATTtctgacgcaatcggaatttacatgtcatcttcaatgcgcccgtattcactcgtagaggaacctggtttgttttgcttttccctctgttgtaccgaactcgtaccgaaccgtgatgtatgaaccgaaccgtgacttcagtgtaccgttccacccctagtgtgtgtgtgtgtgtgtgtgtgtgtgtgttctagatgtcagcaggttgactgtgtgtgtgtttttagatgTCGGAGGTGGTGCAGTTCTTTCTGGTGAAAGATCAGAAGAAGATGCCCATACGCAGAGCAggtagtaaacacacacactgtcatatacatacttatacacacacttgttgtttttcCTGGCTGTaatggggtgtatgtgtgtgtgtgttcttcctggctgtaatggggtgtgtgtgttgttcctggCTGCAGACATAGTGAAGCATGTGTTGAAGGAGTACAGGAATATCTACCCTGAGATCATGAAGAGAGTGGAGCGCACCCTcgaacaggtacacacaggaaGTGCCCCTCTGTAGGACAGGAAGTGCTCATATGGTAGTAGGGATGTAAACATGGTGCCGTGTCCTGCAGGTGTTTGGTCTGAAGGTGGTGGAGATAGACACCAAGAACCACGTCTACATGCTAATCAACAAACTGGAGTCTGTGGAGGGAGCCGCTTTCAGTGTGTACGTCTCTCCTGCTGCGTCTCCTGCTGCACGTCTCTGCTGCTGCACGTCTCTCCTGCTGCACGTCTCTATGGGTCCTAGTGGGGACGAAGAATCTgtgtcttatgtgtgtgtgtgtgcgtgtgtgcaggggtCCCAGCACTCCAAAGTCAGGCCTCCTCTTCGTCATCCTCAGCATCGTCTTCATGAAGGGAGGAGTGGTCAAGGAGAGTAAGGATCtaactcctcctcctgcttatTACATCACAGTGCTATGCTGATTAGCTCAGTGAAATCCATCATGCTTTGTGTTTGCAGGCCTGGTGTGGAACACATTGAAAAAGCTCAGAGTGGAtccagggtgagtgtgtgtgtgtgagttgactgtgtgtttccagagcaggaagagtgtgtgtgtgtgtccactgtaCTAAGTAGGGGTGGGCAAAATAATCGAATTTCGATGCATCGCAATAGAATAGTTTTTCAATTTATATCGAGGACAAATTCGAAACGAATTGAAGAAACGTGTTACGCTGTATTCCATTTGCGTGTTGTCTAAATTAGCGCAATAAGGTAATCGCAGTCAGTGAAAGCGGCCTTGGACCCCATAAAGTGCGTAGCATACACCATCAATCTTGCTACACAGCGAGGACTGCATGTAGCTCGTGTCAGCTGCCTGCTAGGCCGGGTGAGAAGAGTGACCCCCTGACCGATTTTTTTTTAGGCTTGGGCCTAGAGAGTAAACTTATGTAAaaacattataaatatataactatataaatatataattttttttttttttattgaatagAAATGTCGAACCGTGAACTTTTTGTATTGAATATCGTATCGAATTGTGAGAGCCATATCGTCCCACCAATAGTACTAAGTCAGTGTGTTGGTCAGCAGGGAGAAGCACGAGGAGTTTGGAGACGTAAAGAAGATGGTGACTGACGAGTTTGTCCGccagaggtgagacacacacacacacacacccttcctctcacagtcccctccacacccaggtgTGAACGGCTCTGTAGGCTGCTAGTGTGTCAGAGTGGTTCAGAGGCTAAGGGTGCTTGCTCAGTAATCATAAGGTCACACGTTCAATCCTCGTCCTCACTAGGTTGTGTCCTCCATACTGGTGTGTTCAGAGCAGGTGTCTCTAAGACCATAGTCATCTGTTTATACCACGCCACACATCAACAGGAGCTGGAAAAGACCCAGACACCAGCAGAGGTGTCTGGTCCAGCTAGTCTCCTACATAATACACCAACCCTAACCAACATTTTACACACTCACCCAATGAAtaccactaccacacacacctataatttgcatgttagtctTTACATGTGAATGCTTCTGTGTAAAGGTCCTGCATGTCATGCATCCTGCAACAACATAgtctattcatttagcagatgcttttattcaATAGCAGTAGTTATGCATCCTGAACCTGGGTGTGTTatggtgtatgtgggtgtggtgtgtgtgtgtaggtacctGGAGTATGTGCGGGTGCCTCACACCGAGCCTGTGGAGTTCGAGTTCCGCTGGGGTCAGCGTGCCGACATTGAGGTGTCAAAAGTCAAACTGCTGGAGTTCATGGGTCAGGTGAGCTCGTACTGAACACTGGTTGGGTGACTTGTATTCCATGTGGGGGGGGGTAAACCTTGACTAGGGCACCAAAtgtgtgctaggaccggcactggcATATACATAGATACATTTATATTTCCTTAATATCTGGTAGTGTTTAATGCTGCTattgtgtgtggcgggggggtTAGAGGTTGATAATGTTTGTGGGGATGGTTGAGGttgataattgtgtgtgtgtgtgtgtgcgtgcagcttCATGACCAGGACCCCAAGAGCTGGAGCCAGCAGTACCGGGATGCCACCAGCCCCGTGCCCGGCACAAGCAGCCAACGGCAGAGCAGCCAGAGATGACCCTCCCCTGCATCCACCCACCATATCCAATAGGAGAGCTGCCACAAAACCATCCATCCAATGGGGGAACTGAAAGATCTGAgcccctctgtctgcctccgTCTGTCTacttgtctccctgtctccctgtgtttgtCAGTAGGGGGGACGTGTTGAGGGTTGTCAGTAGGGCATGAAACAAAGGTTGCGAGTCCTTTTGTTTGTTCAGTTTGTGACGTTTCATATTGGCTCAATGTAAGTCTGTGAACTTCCTTTTTTCCAGTTCAACATTAAACAGATTTTTATAATAAACACGTTGTCTTAGTTCGTGTTGTCACAGAAGGGTACGAGAGTGTACAATACCAGAAGCTCTGGAGGAATGGTAGTACAGTAGGGAACTTTCGAATGCTGACGAGCAGTTCTTCTTGTTGCCTTGCTCCCAGTGCTCCATGGACTAGCTTACAGTTGTAGTGCGTTATAGCCAGGACATTTAAAAAGGCACGCAATGACAAGAAACagtattgatcatgccaccaaatacagattaacactaaagtaacaagcctggcttCAAAGAAAGTGCTGATAACAGAAaaatacagtaacaaagtaattGTACTAAGTTACTTCCCATGTCTGATTGTAATAACATTAACAGCACCTTAAGGAGCAGTGTAGAGTACTGTCTTGGCCGATGTTGTTTAGACATGAAAGGAACTTGCACATTAATACAATTTAGAGTTCATGTAATGAAGACAGTTATAATATTTCTGTACAACATGATGTTGCTATGACAATAACCACACATACTATCGCTATGACAGACGTACAGTTTTGCTATGACAACAGACAGGTCAGGGTCAGTACtggggtcagagttcagggtcAGGGTAGCAACAGTAAGATATAGTCTTGCTAATACAACAGCTTGACAAAGTATTGCTATGACAACAGCCAGACCGTTGCAGTGTTGCTATGACAACAGACAGGTCAGGGTAGGATTCCTGGATGGAGTCCTGTTGACCAGGATGTGTGGTGGTTCTGAGCTGTGCTCCAGATAACAGCACCATCTCACCCCACAACCAGGACTGGTTTCTATAGCAACACCAGACAGAGGCGCGAGTGTTGGTGGATCCTCCCTGGCTCTGGCCCCTCCCTGGCTCCGCCCCCACCCGGCTCTGCCCCTCTACACGTGTTCAGGGACGGTCACCAGCGCCTCCTCTGCTTCTCGGTCCACGTCTACGTTCTGGAACACAGAAGGgggctctgagagagagagtatctgagagtgtgtggagtgtgtgagttgtgtcagagactgtgtgtttgagtgtgtgtgtctgaaagtgtgtgtacctgcaggctgAGTATGGTAAAGTCTTGCAGTGTTTTGTTGGGGGCGGGACTTGACATTGGGTCATCACAGTCTAGGCTCTCCTGGGGACCAGAGGGGCGGGGCTTAAGTATTATCCACCTATAGGGTGTGCTCTGATTGTTCAGAATCAGGACTGGGCCCAGGCCACACCCTCATCTCTCTGAGCCAGCTGCTTCAGACTCACCTGGACTTGATCAGTGATTGgacattgtgtgagtgtgtatgagtgtgtgtatgactgtatgtatgtgtgttgtgacaACCCTGGAGCCAGTAGCCAGGCTAGAAGGCTTCAGCAGCACTAGGAACCGTTGTACACGGCAGCTGCAGGGAGGGATGACAGGGTTCTACAGGAGCAGGTGAGAACCAGACTGACAGGACTGGTACAATCTTGTAACCCTCTGCTGTATTTACACAGATGTAACCTTGCTCCTCTGGATTTACACAGATGTAACCTTGCTCCTCTGGATTTACACAGATGTAACCTTGCTCTGCTGGATTTACGCAGATGTAACCTTGCTCTGCTGGATTTACACAGATGTAACCGGTGGAAAGGCTGGCGACTAACCTCCAGATTATCCCCTCGACTGAGGACGCATTTCATTTATGGTTTTTGCTTTATTTTTAAGTTGACTTTAGCAAATGCGCTTCTGGGGCCAGTTGCATAAACTTAGTTTAAGACCCTAACCGTAAGACTAGTCTTAGCCTTAGATTGTCATAAACTGTCAGGTTAGACTAGTCTTAGCCTTAGACTGTCTTAAACTGTCAGGTTAGAATTGTCTAAGCCTGTCTGTTGCATAAATAGTAAGACTGACAATTTTAGGTACAAAAGTTAGCCACCTCTCCCCCTGGCTATGCCTTGCAGTAAGGATTTAGTTGCTATGCCAACGATTTGTTAGTACGTCATTATCTTAGCATAATTTATTACAAAATGAATTAAGTTTGTTAATTTTAACTGCAGACATTTTTTACTGGGGTCTGCTTTTCCGCTAAAATGACGCTTAATGGTTGTCACTAATGTTTTTGGCGGCCTGTTTTAATTGTAGTTTTAGTCTAGTCTTTGTGTCAAGAtgtcattttagtttttatagttttattattttattttcatctagtttaagtcaatgaaaattgtattttagtctCTTTTTAATCAAAACAGAAGTAGTCTAAGCAGTAATCTCGGGAGGCATgttaatgccaaaaccatttgtttaaatgtatgtattgGTCTATAATAAGGTATTCAAAGTAATGTTGATgccaaattcagttcagtgtgattactatgtgaatgacaaaactagctacagtatttggccaacaagggatgcttattacacatgcagtcagttaggtaggaactaagaacccactttacactctctcacaaacaaatacacacacacacgctagtcacacacgtttgtctcCGTCGGTTTCAGCTCCAGTGGCTAACGTTTAAAACTAACGtctaaaggccgatatatgcttctgcgtttttcgaaaaacggacacatgggaacgccctcgtctccgtggaacgccctctacgggctctccgtcagccctcggagagccccggagagctcgacgtgcacctcctgaattttctaactatccgtcgtaatttcggagagcgacggagagctacggagacccccttggctgtgattggtcagtattaagaaccagGGGCGGGggtgtcaggggcggggttgccgtgataaacaggacgaacagaatcctttgaccgccattgctgtaagtttttacaattcatatttcagctaaacagtacatgtaaatcagcatctgaattaaaatgtgacgagaaatgggcagtgtagttgctgaaaatgtgcatattttattgatgaaacggctaatttgtaaatttgctccgacttctcgataacctagttaAATAAACACtggacgacgacttacaaaaaaatttgcgccacctactcttctggcggagaattgttttcagcacccacagcctacggagaaccataaaagaagtctatccgtccgtatcagtgcgcccgcccatccgtaaacggagacgcagaagcatatttcggccttaaaGCTAACATTAAAATGAGACACATTAACCACAGCCTCATGAGTtggctaataataataacgcGACTAAACGAGACTAAATAACGTATAACATTTCgtcttgtttttattttgtaaaccacATTTCGTCTCGGTCAAtattgcattatacatttaattatagtcatcgtcacatgaccagcatttACGCGTCTCGTTTTCTTCatgtggggaatgtccctgtacttactgtaagtcgctctggataagagcgtctgctaaatgactaaatgtaaatgtaaaaatgtgatAAAGGTTCAATGACAACGATATTTAGTCATAATTTTTGTTGACGAAAACAACACTAGTTGTCAcggtgagttagtgtgtgtgtgtgtgtatgcacgtgaGTTTGTTCATGATGACTCACCACCGgcctatctctgtgtgtgttgacagcttCAATGTTGAGGAAGAGAGATTCCACCTTACaacctgaaggagagagaggagaggatagagaggatcAAGGTGGGAGAATGTTCTTAGTTGATAAATCTGTAAACTTATTAGTCATTTGCATATACCTGGGGAGtcatgtataaaagattgcgcagctttcataccagaagatggcgtacagCCAAAACttaaaagtacctacgcacagaaatattcacatgcataaaaccggtcgtacgccaggtcctgcgcaactttcctttataaatcgcAATCAActtgagattgaccgcacgtgaacgagccactgaccccgccttgcctccttcCAGAAATGAAGCAGATGGCCTATAAATGCGGctctgaggtcatttctttgtctgaattaaaatggctaaacacgctaaaaataaaaaaattcacagactgtgagatcaAGGTCCTAataacagaggtggaggcgaggaaatgtgtcctgtttggcggcctgtCACCAGAGGTATTACCAACAAAAGAATGTCAGCGGAGTGGAACACTGTCACTAGGgccgtaaatgctgtgggttcggaGAACCGGACCTGGCataaattaagaagaaatggtctcACAGAGACAATTGCATTTTCCCATGCCAATCTTgtagttgcacagcgagtatttCATCTGTGGTAATTCTTGAGCATGCAATATTCACCATATACAGagggtgacatgcatttcctgagtgattttgttgttcgtttgacaccctcaagtttaacagaagttattaagtggtggcggattaaacagttaatagcatttcccgttcgggttttggcattttgatgtgaatcATCCACatcaatgatcaaacttttattagcggaggtaattatgttttttgaatagtcaacgtcatagacgTATGACAGTAACTGCAGTGGAAACttgattttgtaatgtttggtgagtttcggtagcctggctctgccctcctacttacttccgctcaatttggattttgcttctgtactaggtctgggatttcagtgcatcagtcggttttcagaaacacattttttgtaggtccaatcagcgaacagagggagtggctgagaacaatgacattgatgtcgtgcgctagtttgagttgtagttcagtaatggtggCGGAGAATAACGCGAGCGAAGCTGGGagtaaggtggctgagcggttagggagtcgggctagtaatctgaaggttgccagttcgattctcagccatgccaaatgaagttgtgtctttgggcaaggcaattcaccctacttgcttcggggggaatgtccctgtacttactgtaagtcgctctggataagagcatctgctaaattactaaatgtaaatgtattctgcggttgtggcaacgctgccaaatatccataagttaaagccagaGAACAATCCTTGTTGAGTTTctttggtggtcatgatgttatggccctcctccccacggggttcgggaaaaggttgattttccagctacggcagctagctacGTTACaatagtggtgaaggagttggctaaggcgaacgctagcgattggttatggcagatccgagtggctctgggcagattcaATAGTttgaaacttcaacagagtacccgccttcaaggaagttaacgcttgtcaatgtagcgatcccagaccctctgtacaaatgaaatgtacgagggtctggttaagACCAGGCTAGAGTTTCGGCACATTTCAGTTAGAATttgccacgttacagagccagacaagactttgcggacggcccacacattctcacgtctgctcaaaagtttttgtgacggcccgcacattctcatgtcaagtacatttttatacatcacactgtgtgcgtgaaaaccaggaTGCGCAAGCTTTTCGTGCGTACGCAGAGTTTATACTTGAGGCCCCTGGAAACCAACatcttaggaatgcttggctggacctgatgttagtttcctccaggatcacaatgactcatattgagagacttgttgctcttgttggttagttgtaaaggtttcaaattattgtactcgctgtgaaatattttactgttgatgatttctacaggtacactattgcactcttgtggggagtttcatgttgttcaattgtaacttgtttaactgcattctcttatggttcttccctttggcacttatttggttttccacaatgtatgcttcatgttttggctgctcgaaATGTTTGggactatctcg
This genomic window contains:
- the ndnl2 gene encoding necdin-like 2 isoform X2, with the protein product MSQRRKVSHGLQSSFQTKTAQRSETLLGDDEDEEGTQPSSSQVQRGLDRLTPAQVDLKMSEVVQFFLVKDQKKMPIRRADIVKHVLKEYRNIYPEIMKRVERTLEQVFGLKVVEIDTKNHVYMLINKLESVEGAAFSVGPSTPKSGLLFVILSIVFMKGGVVKESLVWNTLKKLRVDPGEKHEEFGDVKKMVTDEFVRQRYLEYVRVPHTEPVEFEFRWGQRADIEVSKVKLLEFMGQLHDQDPKSWSQQYRDATSPVPGTSSQRQSSQR
- the ndnl2 gene encoding necdin-like 2 isoform X1, whose product is MSQRRKVSHGLQSSFQTKTAQRSETLLGDDEDEEGTQPSSSQVQRGLDRLTPAQVDLKMSEVVQFFLVKDQKKMPIRRADIVKHVLKEYRNIYPEIMKRVERTLEQVFGLKVVEIDTKNHVYMLINKLESVEGAAFSVGPSTPKSGLLFVILSIVFMKGGVVKESLVWNTLKKLRVDPGREKHEEFGDVKKMVTDEFVRQRYLEYVRVPHTEPVEFEFRWGQRADIEVSKVKLLEFMGQLHDQDPKSWSQQYRDATSPVPGTSSQRQSSQR